One window of the Rosa rugosa chromosome 3, drRosRugo1.1, whole genome shotgun sequence genome contains the following:
- the LOC133737593 gene encoding probable serine/threonine-protein kinase PBL19: MASKKVVGTYGYAAPEYVETGHLSIHSDLWSFGVVLYEILTGRRVLEKHWPTVEQKLLYWVRQYPADSKKFSMITDPLLRDQYSINAARKIAKLLADSCLNKNAKDRPTMNQVVEILKQAIQDSQKGTNSVNNNFGASGSKLGKKNPKLR; encoded by the exons atggcttcaaagaag GTGGTAGGGACTTATGGATATGCTGCCCCAGAGTATGTCGAAACAGGCCATCTTTCCATCCATAGTGACTTATGGAGTTTTGGTGTGGTGCTGTATGAGATCCTCACTGGGAGGCGTGTCTTAGAAAAACACTGGCCAACAGTAGAGCAGAAGCTTCTTTATTGGGTTAGACAGTACCCTGCAGATAGTAAAAAGTTCAGCATGATAACAGATCCACTCCTAAGAGACCAGTATTCTATTAATGCAGCTCGAAAAATTGCCAAGTTATTGGCAGATAGCTGCCTGAACAAGAATGCAAAAGACCGGCCAACAATGAATCAGGTGGTAGAGATCTTGAAGCAAGCTATACAAGATTCACAAAAGGGTACCAACTCTGTAAATAACAATTTTGGGGCATCTGGGTCTAAATTGGGTAAAAAGAACCCAAAGTTGAGGTGA